In Pseudomonas lutea, the genomic stretch TTGACGATCTCGGCCATGTCCAGCGATCCATCCTCGGAGCGGTGGGCGGTCTCGTAGAAATCACCCGCTTCGTTGACCTTCACGTTGCGCAAATGGGCGAAATGGATACGGCCCTGTCCGCCAAACTCCCGCACCAGCGACGGGATGTCGTTGCCCAGGTCGGCGCCGAGGGAGCCTGAGCACAGCGTCAGGCCGTTGGCCGGGTCGTCGACCATGGCGAGGATCTGCGCGAGGTCCTCACGGTTCTTCACCACCCGCGGCATGCCGAACATCGAGCGCGGCGGGTCATCCGGGTGCAGGGCCATCTTGATGCCCGCATCTTTTGCCATCGGAATGATCCGCTCCAGGAAATACGCCAGCCGTTCGCGCAGCGTGCCTTCGTCAACCTGGGCGTATTCGCTGATCAGCGACCGAAGGATTTCGGGTTCATAACTGACGTCCCAGCCCGGCAGGCTGATGCCGTTGTCCAGGTTCGCCTGTTCGATGACCGCCACGTCAAACGCCAGCGTGGTCGAGCCGTCCGGCAGCTCCATGGCCAGAGTCGATCGGGTCCAGTCGAACACCGGCATGAAGTTGTAGCACACCACCTTGATTCCGCAGGCCGCCAGATTGCGCAGTGTCTGCCCGTAGTTGTCGATCAACTGATCGCGGCTCGGCAGGCCGCGCTTGATGTCCTCATGGACCGGCACGCTCTCAATGACCTCCAGGTCAAGCCCGTGGGCGTTGACCGTGGCCTTGAGGGCGGCAATCTTTTCCAGCGGCCAGACCTCGCCCACGGGGATGTCGTAAATCGCGGAAACCACGCCGGTCATGCCGGGGATCTGGCGGATGTAGGGCAGGGTGACGGGGTCGCTGTCGCCGTACCACCGGAAGGTCATCTTCATCGCAGGGTCCTTGTTGTTATGTGCGCCTACCGCTCAAAGCCCAGGCCGGAAGAACGGCCAACGGCCCGAACCGGGTTGCGAAGCAGCATAGATTGGTCAGGCCAAAATATGCAAATCCCGACCGCTCAGCGATAAAACCGCAATTAAATCGGCTTTTCGATTTCCCTAACCCGGAATCCGGGTCTAGTATCGGCTGCATTCGGATATTTGGTCAGGCCAATTCAGCGGGGCGGGGTGGAGTGGTTTTTCACCGATTTCCTGCCCGTGAATCAAGCGCCGGGCGCTATGCGAAGCGGTAACGACGTCTTACTCATAAAAATAATTAGGAGGACTCGCCATGCAGAAAGGGCGCTGGTTGGTAATTTTTCTGTGCTTCCTCGCGGTGGCCATCAACTACATCGACAGGGCCAACCTCGCGGTTGCCGCCCCCTACATCCAGAAAGAGCTCGGCCTGGGCTCAGGGCAAATGGGCCTGCTGCTCAGCGGTTTCTTCTGGACCTACGCACTCATGCAAATGCCGTTTGGCTGGTTCGTCGACAAGGTCGGCGCACGCATCGCCTTGCCATTGGCCGTGGCCTGGTGGTCACTGTTCACGGCAGCCACCGCGGCGGCCAGCAGCCTGGCAGCGATGTTCGGCTGCCGACTGATGCTCGGCGTCGGGGAAGCCGGTGCCTATCCGTCTTGCGCGAAAATCGTCAGCCAATGGTTCGACATCAAGGAACGCGGCTTTGCCACCAGCATCTTCGACAGCGGCTCACGGGTCGGGTCGGCGCTGTCTATCCCGCTGGTGGCGTTGATCATTGAATTCTGGGGCTGGCGCGCGTCGTTCGTCATCACGGGCGCGGTGGGCCTGATCTGGGTAGTGGGCTGGTTCCTGATCTACAAGGAACCCCAGGCCGTGGCCGCCATCGAGCAGCACGAAGCGGGCAAGGCGGCGACCCTGGCCGCACGACCCAAAGTCAAATGGGCGTCGCTGTTCCGCCACCGCACTCTCTGGGGAATGATGCTGGGCTTCTTCTGCCTGAACTTCGTGATCTACTTTTTCATCACCTGGTTCCCGACCTACCTGGTGACCGAGCGCGGCTTTTCGCTGAAATCCCTTGGGACACTGGGCACCATTCCCGCTGTCGCGTCCATCGTCGGTGGCTGGATCGGTGGGCTCACCTCCGACGCGTTATACCGCCGAGGGTGGAGCCTCACTGCAGCGCGCAAGACCTGCATCGTCGGCGGCATGCTGATGTCCTCAAGCATTTCACTTTCGGTGTTCACCGAAAGTACCTACGCGATGCTCGGATTCTTCAGCCTGGCGTATGCGAGCCTGGCATTTGCCGGCGCGAGCATCTGGTGCCTGCCCGCTGACGTGGCACCGACCCCGGCCCACGTGGCCTCGATTGGCGGTATCCAGAACTTCGCGTCCAACACGGCCGGTATTTTTATCACCACGTTTACCGGCTTCATGCTGGTGATCGGCAACGGCTCGTTTACCGCGCCGTTAATGACTGCGGGGGCGTTTGCCTTACTCGGCGCGTTCAGCTACCTGTTCATCGTTGGCAAGATCGAACCGTTTTCGACCACGCCGGAGGATGCTGCGGCTGTAGATGCGCCAGTGGTGGTTCAGCGCATCTGAGTGTTGAACCGCATGCGGGCATCACTTTTGCGGTGTGACCACCGACGCCTTCCCGGCTGAAGCCGGTCCTACAGTTTGCGCACGACTTGTAGGACTGGCTTTAGCCGGGAAGAGGCCCGTGCGGGCACCGTTATTTTCGCGGTGTGCCCGCTGACGCTTTCCCGGCTGAAGCCGGTCCTACTGTGCGGCGCGCGCTTCGGCTTTGACCGCTGCACGTATGGCCTCCAGCAGCATCCTGCACGCCGGGTTGTCGTTGTCCGAGCGCCATACCAGGTGCAGCTCGCTCTGCACCCCTTCGCCCAAATCGATGTCACGGAACGTGACGCCTTTGAACACCACATTGGTGGCGCAGCGCGGCACCAGCGCCAGGCCCATGCCCGCATTGACCAGCGCCAGAATGGTCAACGAGGACCCCAGCCATTGCACATACTCGGGCGCGACCTGCGCCGAGCGAAACATGCCGGTGAGCAGTTCGTTGAAGGGCGGGTACGCCGAATGCGAATACATCAGGAACGGCTGAGCGTCGAGGTCCTGGACGCTGACAGTCGTGGCACTCGCCAGCGGATGCTGACTGGGCACGGCAAGCACAAACGGTTCGCGCACCAGGCACTCGGTTTCATAACCGGGCTGCAGCAACGGCGCCCGCACGATGCCCAGGTCGATGCGCCGCGCGCGCAGGGCTTCGTGTTGCTGATAGGTGTTGAGCTCGGTCAGGGAAATCTTGACGTGGGGCTGGTTCTGCCGCGCTTCGGCGATGACCCGCGGTAAAAATTCGTACACCGCGCTGCCGACAAAGCTGATGGTCACCGAGCCGATGTCACCTTCGGCAAAGCGTCTGGCAGCAATGGCCGCCTGATGCGCGCGTTCGAGCAGAGTCTGCGCTTCGATGAAAAACGCCCGACCTGCTGCCGTCAACGCAACGCTGCGGGTATTGCGGGTGAACAACTGGACACCAAGCGAATGCTCAAGGAGCTGGATCTGCCGGCTCAGCGGTGGCTGGGTCATATTCAGGCGTTCCGCTGCCCTGCGAAAGTTGAGTTCGGTGGCGACGGTGGTGAAGCAGCGCAACTGGGCTAGCTCAAACATTGATCCATTCCCGGTATCAATCGACAGTCAATCTAGATTAGACGGCAACAATGGCAGCGGTCCATCATCCGGGCAGGCTTTAATTTGCTCATCCCACAAAAAATACAAAGACCGGGAGTCGCGCCTTGAACACAGTTCCCTCCAGTGAGCTCAACAGCTCCGCTGATCCCGCCGTACTGGCCCGCGCCGCCGCGAAGGTAAAACGTCACGTTTTGCCGTTGTTCGTGGTCATGTTCATCGTCAACTACATTGATCGGGTGAACATCGGCTTCGTCCGCAGCCACATGGAAACCGACCTCGGCATTGGCGCTGCGGCGTACGGTCTGGGCGCCGGTCTGTTTTTTGTTGGCTATGCGCTGTTCGAAGTGCCTTCCAACCTGCTGCTGCAACGCTTCGGCGCCCGAGCCTGGCTGACGCGCATCATGTTCACCTGGGGTGCGGCGGCGATGGCCATGGCGTTCGTGCGCGGCGAGACCAGCTTTTATGTGTTGCGCTTCGTCCTCGGCGCGGCGGAGGCGGGGTTCTTCCCGGGCATCATCTATTACTTCACCCAGTGGTTACCTTCGAGCGAACGCGGCAAGGCCATGGCCATCTTCCTCAGCGGCTCGGCCATCGCGTCGGTGATCTCGGGCCCTGTTTCCGGTGCCTTGCTCGGCGTCAGCGGTCTGAACCTGCACGGCTGGCAGTGGATGTTCATCATCGAAGGCTTCGCCTCCATCGCCCTGTGCGGCTTCGTCTGGTTCTGGCTGCAATCGCACCCCCGCGAAGCCAAATGGCTGAGCGAAGAAGAGAAGGGCGCATTGATCAGCGCCATCGACGCCGAGCAGCGCGCGCGTGAAGCGGCACAAGTGATCAAGCCGTCGATCTTCAAGCTCCTCGCCGACCGGCAGATCCTGCTGTTCTGCTTCATCTACTTTTCCGTGGCCCTGACCATCTACGGCGCGACCTTCTGGCTGCCGAGCATGATCAAGAAGATGGGCAGCCTGAGCGACTTCGAGGTCGGGCTGTTCAATTCGATCCCATGGATCATCTCGATCATTGCCATGTACGGTTTCGCCGCACTGGCTGCACGCTTCAAGCATCAGCAGGCATGGGTCTCCCTGACCCTGGTGATCGCCGCCTGCGGGATGTTCATGTCCACCTTCGGCGGACCAGTCTTCGCCTTCGTCGCGATCTGCTTTGCGGCCATCGGTTTCAAGGCGGCTTCAGCACTGTTCTGGCCCATTCCCCAGGGCTACCTGGACGCGCGCATCGCCGCCGCGGTGATTGCGTTGATCAATTCGGTCGGCAACCTGGGCGGCTTTGTTGCGCCGACGGCGTTCGGTTTTCTGGAGCAGAAAACCGGCTCCATTCAAGGCGGCCTCTACGGCCTGGCAGCGACCTCGCTGGTGGCGGCAGTGGTGATCTTTTTTGCCCGCACCACGCCGCGAGGTGAGCCACGCCGCCCGCCGTTGGCTGAGCCGGATCCGCGTCATGCCGCCGCCTCGCTCAGCTCAACCCCCAGCCTGAAACCCTGATTGACCGGGAGAAGTCATTTTGAAAATCATACGCGTCGCTGTCACACCGATCGCCTTTCGTGATCCGCCCTTGCTCAACGCCAGCGGCATCCATGAGCCCTTTGCGTTGCGCTCGATCATTGAGGTCGAAACCGACAACGGCTACATCGGCCTGGGCGAAAGCTACGGCGATGCGCCGGCGCTTGCGATCCAGCAGCAGTTGCAGAGCCAGCTCATCGGCATGGACCCGTTCAACCTCAACCAACTGCGCGCGGTGGTCAAAGCCACCGTCGCGGCAAACAAGCCCGCGAGCGTTGCCGGTGCCGAGCTGGCGCCCGGCTCCCACGCCAGCAAAGCCGTGAGTAACGCCTACTCGGCCTTTGAGGTGGCGTTTCTCGACGTACAGGCACGCTCGATGAACCTGCCCCTGGTTGACCTGTTGGGCGGGGCTGTTCGTGATCGTGTGCCGTTCAGCGCTTACCTGTTTTTCAAATACGCCCAGCACGCCGACTCGCCCTATGCACCGGACAGTTGGGGTGAGGCCCTGAGTGAAGAGCAAATCGTCGCCCAGGCGCGGCGGATGATCGAGGCCTACGGCTTCAAAAGCGTCAAGCTCAAGGCAGGCGCGCTGGAACCCGAGCACGAGGTGTCGTGCATCAAGGCGTTGAAAAAAGCCTTTCCGGGATATCCCCTGCGCATCGACCCGAACGGTAACTGGTCGCTGGAAACCTCCATCCGCATGGCCGAACTGCTCGGTGACGACTTGCAGTACTACGAAGACCCGACGCCGGGCCTGGAGGGCATGGCCGAGCTGCACAAACGCACCGGCCTGCCGTTGGCGACCAATATGGTCGTGACCGACTTCGACGAATTCCGCCGCAGCGTCGCCTTGAACAGCGTGCAGATCGTGCTCGCCGACCACCATTACTGGGGCGGGCTGCGCGACACCCAGGCGCTGGCGAAGATGTGTGAAACCTTCGGTCTTGGGGTGTCGATGCACTCCAACTCACACCTGGGCATCAGTCTCATGGCCATGACCCACGTCGCCGCCGCTGTTCCGAACCTGGACTTCGCCTGCGACACTCACTACCCGTGGCAAGAACCGGACGAAGAAGTGATCAAAGGCGGCAAACTGCCCATCGTCGACGGCTGCGTCCACCTCACCCGCGAGCCCGGGCTGGGCCTTGAACTTGACTATGACCAGCTCGGCAAACTCAACGACCAGTTCTTGAGCTGCGGGATCCGCCAACGTGACGACGTTCGGCAGATGCAGAAATACAAACCCGAGTGGAAAGCGGTCAAGCCGAGGTATTGAGGTCAGGGGAATGGCCAGCGGTGCAGTCGTGGGACGGGGTGTGACGCGGAGCGTCACGGGATGCATACCCACGCGGAGCGTGGGCACCATCAGCGAGCAGATAACGCATGGGGTCAGCGGGCATCCTCGTTGCAGACCCACCGCTTTCGCCAGCAAGCCGGCTCCTACAGGACTGTGTTCAGCCAGTGGGACCGGGGGTGACGCGGAGCTTCCCGGGATGCGTGCCCACGCTGAGCGTGGGTACGATCAAACAGCATCGTTCAGGCCGCAGATCCGTCAGCGCCTGAACTGGCCTCTTCCCGGCTAAAGCCAGTCCCACTAACAGCAGCGCGTGCATGCCATGAGAGTAGGGTTGACCGCACCGGACTGTGGGACTGGCTTCAGCCGGGAAGCTTCTGACCTGCTTCTGATCTGCTTCCGATCTGCTTTTGATCTTCAAACGCAAAAAGCCCAGACACCACCAAACGCGACTTGGGTGCAGGCTGAACGTAGGTCTCGCTCCGTGAGCCGAGCGGCATGGAAGCCGCGAGAGCCGCCCCCCGCCATGGATGGCGGATGGCGGCGGGCCCACGGAGCGGGACCGGAGTGAAGGAACCCCGACGAAGGAGGGGCCAAACCAGGAGCAGGCACCTTTGGTTACTTGGGGATGGTGCGACTTTCGACTTTTCCAAGTAACTCGCCGAAGGCGAAACCCGAGGCCGTTAGGCCGACGCCTTAGATCTTGATCCTGGTCCTGATCCTGATCTTGATCCTGATCTCAAAGCCTCAACCCGACCCCACCCGCAACCGTAACATCCGCGCCCCGTCAAACGGATCCACCAACCAGTGCCCCTGCACCCCGAAAACCGCCTCCAGCCGCTCAGGCGTCAACACCTCATACGGTGAACCCAACGCCACCAGCCGGCCGCCTGCCATCACCGCCAGACGATCACACCCCAGCGCCTGATTCAAATCATGCAAAGCCATCACCGTCGTCACCGGCAACTGCTGCACCAGCCGCAAAATCGACAACTGCTGCTGAATGTCCAGATGATTGGTCGGCTCATCCAGCAACAACACCTGCGGCCGTTGCGCCAGCGCCCGCGCAATATGCGCTCGCTGCTGCTCACCCCCCGACAACGTATGCCAGGGCCGCTGGGCCAGATGCTGCAGATGCACATCGGCAATCGCCTGGGCCACGATGCGGGTATCGTCCTCGCTCCACGGTCTCAGCGCCGACAGCCAGGGGGTACGCCCCAGCTCCACCGCCTGCTGCAGGCTGATCGAATCGCTGGTCTGCGCGTGTTGCTCCACCACCGCCAACTGTCGGGCGATGACACGCCGGCTCAGCGTCGGCAAACGCTGCCGGCCCAGCCAGACCTCGCCGCGAGTGGGCGTCTGAATGCCGGCCAGCAACTTCAGCAGCGTCGATTTTCCTGAACCATTGGGCCCGACCACGCCGAGGTTTTCCCCCGCGCGGATCGACAGATCAACCCCACACAGCAAATGCTCG encodes the following:
- a CDS encoding MFS transporter; amino-acid sequence: MFIVNYIDRVNIGFVRSHMETDLGIGAAAYGLGAGLFFVGYALFEVPSNLLLQRFGARAWLTRIMFTWGAAAMAMAFVRGETSFYVLRFVLGAAEAGFFPGIIYYFTQWLPSSERGKAMAIFLSGSAIASVISGPVSGALLGVSGLNLHGWQWMFIIEGFASIALCGFVWFWLQSHPREAKWLSEEEKGALISAIDAEQRAREAAQVIKPSIFKLLADRQILLFCFIYFSVALTIYGATFWLPSMIKKMGSLSDFEVGLFNSIPWIISIIAMYGFAALAARFKHQQAWVSLTLVIAACGMFMSTFGGPVFAFVAICFAAIGFKAASALFWPIPQGYLDARIAAAVIALINSVGNLGGFVAPTAFGFLEQKTGSIQGGLYGLAATSLVAAVVIFFARTTPRGEPRRPPLAEPDPRHAAASLSSTPSLKP
- a CDS encoding ABC transporter ATP-binding protein, which gives rise to MNARHEVPHAMVEARGLSYSVKGEHLLCGVDLSIRAGENLGVVGPNGSGKSTLLKLLAGIQTPTRGEVWLGRQRLPTLSRRVIARQLAVVEQHAQTSDSISLQQAVELGRTPWLSALRPWSEDDTRIVAQAIADVHLQHLAQRPWHTLSGGEQQRAHIARALAQRPQVLLLDEPTNHLDIQQQLSILRLVQQLPVTTVMALHDLNQALGCDRLAVMAGGRLVALGSPYEVLTPERLEAVFGVQGHWLVDPFDGARMLRLRVGSG
- a CDS encoding glucarate dehydratase family protein translates to MKIIRVAVTPIAFRDPPLLNASGIHEPFALRSIIEVETDNGYIGLGESYGDAPALAIQQQLQSQLIGMDPFNLNQLRAVVKATVAANKPASVAGAELAPGSHASKAVSNAYSAFEVAFLDVQARSMNLPLVDLLGGAVRDRVPFSAYLFFKYAQHADSPYAPDSWGEALSEEQIVAQARRMIEAYGFKSVKLKAGALEPEHEVSCIKALKKAFPGYPLRIDPNGNWSLETSIRMAELLGDDLQYYEDPTPGLEGMAELHKRTGLPLATNMVVTDFDEFRRSVALNSVQIVLADHHYWGGLRDTQALAKMCETFGLGVSMHSNSHLGISLMAMTHVAAAVPNLDFACDTHYPWQEPDEEVIKGGKLPIVDGCVHLTREPGLGLELDYDQLGKLNDQFLSCGIRQRDDVRQMQKYKPEWKAVKPRY
- a CDS encoding LysR substrate-binding domain-containing protein is translated as MFELAQLRCFTTVATELNFRRAAERLNMTQPPLSRQIQLLEHSLGVQLFTRNTRSVALTAAGRAFFIEAQTLLERAHQAAIAARRFAEGDIGSVTISFVGSAVYEFLPRVIAEARQNQPHVKISLTELNTYQQHEALRARRIDLGIVRAPLLQPGYETECLVREPFVLAVPSQHPLASATTVSVQDLDAQPFLMYSHSAYPPFNELLTGMFRSAQVAPEYVQWLGSSLTILALVNAGMGLALVPRCATNVVFKGVTFRDIDLGEGVQSELHLVWRSDNDNPACRMLLEAIRAAVKAEARAAQ
- a CDS encoding mannonate dehydratase; the encoded protein is MKMTFRWYGDSDPVTLPYIRQIPGMTGVVSAIYDIPVGEVWPLEKIAALKATVNAHGLDLEVIESVPVHEDIKRGLPSRDQLIDNYGQTLRNLAACGIKVVCYNFMPVFDWTRSTLAMELPDGSTTLAFDVAVIEQANLDNGISLPGWDVSYEPEILRSLISEYAQVDEGTLRERLAYFLERIIPMAKDAGIKMALHPDDPPRSMFGMPRVVKNREDLAQILAMVDDPANGLTLCSGSLGADLGNDIPSLVREFGGQGRIHFAHLRNVKVNEAGDFYETAHRSEDGSLDMAEIVKAYVETGFEGYYRPDHGRMIWGETGRPGYGLYDRALGAVYLNGLWEGIRKTMG
- a CDS encoding MFS transporter, whose translation is MQKGRWLVIFLCFLAVAINYIDRANLAVAAPYIQKELGLGSGQMGLLLSGFFWTYALMQMPFGWFVDKVGARIALPLAVAWWSLFTAATAAASSLAAMFGCRLMLGVGEAGAYPSCAKIVSQWFDIKERGFATSIFDSGSRVGSALSIPLVALIIEFWGWRASFVITGAVGLIWVVGWFLIYKEPQAVAAIEQHEAGKAATLAARPKVKWASLFRHRTLWGMMLGFFCLNFVIYFFITWFPTYLVTERGFSLKSLGTLGTIPAVASIVGGWIGGLTSDALYRRGWSLTAARKTCIVGGMLMSSSISLSVFTESTYAMLGFFSLAYASLAFAGASIWCLPADVAPTPAHVASIGGIQNFASNTAGIFITTFTGFMLVIGNGSFTAPLMTAGAFALLGAFSYLFIVGKIEPFSTTPEDAAAVDAPVVVQRI